In Jannaschia sp. W003, the genomic stretch GGGACCACCGAGTTCCTCGGCTACGACGACGAGACCGCCGAGGGGCAGGTGCAGGCCCTCGTGCGCGACGGCGCGCGCGTGGACGCGGCGAAGGCGGGCGAAAGCGTCGGGCTGGTCGCGAACCAGACGCCGTTCTACGCCGAGGCGGGCGGGCAGGTGGGCGACACCGGCACGGTGCGCACCGACACCGGCCGCGCCCGCGTCACCGACACTCGCAAGGTGGCCGGCGTGTTCGTCCACATGTGCGAGGTCGAGGAGGGCGAGGTCCGCACCGGGCAGGCCGCCGAGCTGGCAGTCGACCGCGCGCGCCGGCAGGCGATCCGCGCCAACCACTCCGCCACGCACCTCCTGAACGAGGCGCTGCGCTCCGCCCTGGGCGCGCACGTGGTGCAGCGCGGCTCGCTCAACGCACCCGACCGCTTGCGCTTCGACTTCAGCCACGGCGAGGCGGTGCCCGCCGAGACGCTCGCCGCGGTGGAGGCGGAGGTGAACGCGATGATCCGCCAGAACGGCGGCATCTCCACCCGCATCATGACCCCCGACGACGCCCGCGCCCTGGGCGCGCAGGCGCTGTTCGGCGAGAAGTACGGCGACGAGGTGCGCGTGGTGTCGATGGGCCGGCAGGAGGGCTCGGGCAAGGGCGCGGACGGCGCGACCTACTCGATCGAGCTGTGCGGCGGTACCCACGTGCGGCGCCTCGGCGAGATCGGGGCGTTCGTGACCCTCGGGGACAGCGCCATCGCCTCGGGCGTGCGCCGCGTCGAGGCGCTGACCGGAGACGCGGCAATGCGCCACCTGCGCGCGCAGGCCGACCGGATGGGCCAGCTCGCCGGGCTGTTCCGCGCCGCGCCCGAGGAGGTGGGCGACCGGGTCCGCGCGCTGATGGACGAGCGCAAGGCGCTCCAGGCCGAGGTCGCGCGCCTGCGCCGCGAGGCGGCCATGGGCGGCGGCGCGGACGCCCGCGAGATCAACGGGATGCAGGCCGTCCTTCAGGTGGTCGAGGGCGTGTCCGGCAAGGACCTCGCCGCGATGATCGACGCGCAGAAGCAGGCGCTCGGCTCGGGCATCGTGGCGCTGATCGCGGACACGGGCGGCAAGCCGGCGGTGGCCGTGGGCGTGACCAAGGACCTGACGGGCCGCATCACCGCCCCCGACCTCGTGAAGGTCGCCGTGGAAGCCTTGGGCGGGCGCGGCGGCGGCGGGCGGCCCGAGATGGCGCAGGGCGGCGGCGCGGACATCGCGCAGGCGCAGGCGGCGCTGAAGGCGGTGGAGCGCGCGATCGCGGCGGCCTGACTTGTGACCGCCCCGCCGCGCCTTTAGGTGCCGTTCGACCCCTTCGGAGGAACCCCATGCGCGCGGAAGTCCAAGCCAACGTCGAGAAGATCGCCCGGTCGGTGGACCTGCTCAAGCGCCGTCTCGACTGGGAGACGGCGCCGCACCGGCTGGAGGAGTTCAACGCGATGATCGAGGATCCCACCCTGTGGGACGATCCGGCCCGCGCGCAGACCCTCATGCGCGACCGCCAGCAGCTCATGGACTCCATCGAGGGCATCGAGGCGCTGGAGCGCGACACCTCCGACAACGTCGAGATGATCGAGCTCGGCGACATGGAAGGCGACAAGGAGGTGGTGGCCGAGGCCGAGGCGGCCATCGCCAAGCTGGTCGCCGTGGCGGCCGAGAAGGAGCTGGAGGCGCTGCTCGACGGCGAGGCTGACGGCAACGACACCTTCCTCGAGATCAACTCCGGCGCCGGCGGCACCGAGTCCTGCGACTGGGCCGCGATGCTCGCGCGCATGTACACCCGCTGGGCCGAGAAGCGCGGCTACGACGTGGAGCTGCAGTCCATGAGCCCCGGCGAGGAGGCGGGCATCAAGTCCGCCGCCTACAAGATCAGCGGCAAGAACGCCTACGGATGGCTCAAGAGCGAGTCGGGCGTCCACCGCCTCGTGCGCATCTCGCCCTACGACTCGTCGGCCCGGCGCCACACCAGCTTCTGCTCGGTCTGGGTCTACCCGGTGGTCGACGACAACATCGAGATCGACGTCCAGCCGAACGACATCCGCATCGACACCTACCGCTCCTCGGGCGCGGGCGGGCAGCACGTGAACACCACCGACTCGGCGGTGCGGATCACGCACCTGCCCACCAACATCGTGGTGACGAGCTCCGAGAAGTCCCAGCACCAGAACCGCGACATCGCCATGAAGGCGCTGAAGTCGCGCCTCTACCAGCTGGAACTCGACCGCCGGAACGCCGAGATCAACGCCGCCCACGAGGCCAAGGGCGAGGCGGGCTGGGGCAACCAGATCCGCTCCTACGTGCTGCAGCCCTACCAGATGGTGAAGGATCTGCGGACCGGCTTCGAGACCTCGGACACGGGCGGCGTGCTCGACGGCGCCCTCGACGGCCTCATGGCCAGCGTGCTGGCCCACGACGTCGCCGGCAAGAGCCGCGCCGAGGCGGGCGCGGGCGACTAGGCCTTCGCCGCCCGCAGCCCCTCGCGCAGCACGGCTGCCAGCTCGCGCCGCTCGGAGGGGGTCAGGAACGCGCCGATCTCCACGGCCCTCGGGCCGCCTTCCAGCGTGACGTAATCCTCCACGGGGCCGCCCTCGTGGCGCAGCTCCACGCGGACCCAGTAGGGGTTCGCCTCCCACTCGCGCGCTGCCTCGTTCGCGGCCTCGCGGCGCAGGCTCGCCCGCTCGCGGGTCAGCGCGAAGGTCTCCAGGATCCGGCGGTCGCGCCACGAGCGCTTGAGCGCCAGCCACAGGATGCCCACGGCGCCCAGCGCGAAGGGCAGGATGCCCCAGAGCGCCGCCGTGCCCACCAGCGCCAGCAGCGGCAGGGAGATCACCGCCAGCGCCACGCCGATGGCCCAGACGAAGCCCACGGGCGGCAGCGACTGGTGCGGCCACAGCGAGAGCCGCAGCACGCAAGAGGAGGCCCCGGACGATGCCGGGGCCTCCAGACTTCTGTGCTCGACGCGGAACGGCATCAGTGGTGCGCGTGCCGCTCCCAGACCTCGCGGGTGGGAAGCTGCTCGAAGGTGTGCTCCGGCGGCGGGTTCGGCAGGATCCACTCCAGCGTGTCGGCGTGCTCGCCCCAGTAGGCCGGCTCTTCCACGGTGCGGCCGCGCAGGAGCGTGTAGGCCACGATGCCGATGAAGAAGAGGAACGAGGCGAAGCTCAGGAACGCGCCCCAGGACGAGACCTCGTGCCACAGCGCGAAGGCGTCCGGGTAGTCGATGTAGCGCCGGGGCATGCCCTGGCGGCCCAGGAAGTGCTGCGGGAAGAAGGTGAGGTTGGCACCGATGAAGAAGATCCAGAAGTGCACCTTGCCCGCCCACTCGGGGTACTGCCGGCCCGACATCTTGCCGATCCAGTAGTAGACCCCCGCGAAGATCCCGAACACGGCGCCCAGGGACATCACGTAGTGGAAGTGCGCGACCACGTAGTAGGTGTCGTGGTAGGCGCGGTCGATGCCGGCCTGGCTCAGCACGATGCCGGTCACGCCGCCGAGGGTGAACAGGAAGATGAAGCCGATCGCGAACAGCATCGGCGTCTTGAACTCCACCGAGCCGCCCCACATCGTCGCGATCCACGAGAAGATCTTCACGCCCGTCGGCACCGCGATCACCATGGTGGCGACCATGAAGTAGCTCTGCTGCGTCAGCGACATGCCCACGGTGTACATGTGGTGCGCCCACACGACGAAGCCCAGCGCGCCGATGGCGACCATGGCGTAGACCATCGGCAGGTAGCCGAAGATCGGCTTCTTCGAGAAGGTCGACACGATGTGCGAGATGATGCCGAAGGCCGGCAGGATCACGATGTAGACCTCGGGGTGCCCGAAGAACCACAGGATGTGCTGGTAGAGCAGGGGATCGCCGCCGCCCGAGGGGTCGAAGAACGTGGTCCCGAAGTTGCGGTCCGTCAGCAGCATGGTGATGGCGCCGGCCAGCACGGGCAGGGCCAGAAGGATCAGCCACGCGGTCACGAAGATCGACCAGGCGAACAGCGGCACCTTGTGCAGCGTCATGCCCGGCGCGCGCATGTTCAGGAACGTGGTGATGATGTTGATCGCGCCCAGGATCGACGAGGCGCCCGAGACGTGCACCGCGAAGATGGCGATGTCCGTGGACATGCCCGCCTCGGAGGTCGACAGCGGCGGGTAGAGCACCCAGCCGATGCCCGAGCCGGTCTGCCCGTTGCCGCCCGGCACGAACAGCGACAGCACGGCCAGCGAGGTGCCCGCGAAGAACAGCCAGAAGCTCAGGTTGTTGAGGCGGGGGAAGGCCATGTCCGGCGCGCCGATGTGCAGCGGCATAAAGTAGTTGCCGAAGCCGCCGAACAGCGCGGGGATGACCACGAAGAACATCATGGTGATGCCGTGGCCCGTGATCAGCACGTTCCACAGGTGGCCGTTGGGGGTGCAGGTGCCCGGCTCGGCGGCCCACAGGCGCGCGCCCTCGAGGCACATGAACTGGACGCCGGGCTCCATGAGCTCGAGGCGCATGTACACCGTCATCGCCACCGAGATGAATCCGGCGATGCCGGAGACGATCAGGTAGAGGATGCCGATGTCCTTGTGGTTCGTGGACATGAACCACCGCGTGAAGAAGCCTGGCTTCTCGTGGTGGTCGTGGCCCGAGATGGCGGCGTCTGCCATTCGCGTGCTCCGATGCTGGTGGGCGGGCACGGATCGGCCCTGGGTGTTCCCGCGAGGTTCTATCGCCCGGGGCGGGGCGGGGCAACGGACGGGCCGCGGGAAAATCGTCGCAGGCCGCGCGGGCGCGGGGCGCCCGGCCTCAGTCCCGCCGGCGCAGCGGCGCCAGCGCCTTCGCCTCGGCCGGGATGCGGATCAGCGCCAGCACGAGGATGTTCATCACCCCGAAGAACAGCGCCACCGAGCCGAGTCCGAGCACCATCGGCGCCACGAACATCTCGGTGATCACCACCGCGTAGTTCGGATGGGGAATCAGCCGGAACGGACCCCGCGCCACCAAGGGCTCGTCCAGCACCACGATGCGCGTGGTCCAGCGCGGCCCCAGGGTCGCCAGCACCCAGGCCCGCAGCACCTGCAGCACCGCGAAGGCCGCCAGCCATCCCAGGTGCACCGGCTGGTCCCACCCCAGCACCACCATCGCCACCAGCCACGCCGCGTGCATCGCCACGATCAGCGGGTAGTGCGCCGCGCCGTGCTCCACGGCGCCGCGCTCCAGGAGGCGCGCGGTGTTGCGGCGGGCGATCATCAGCTCCGCCAGCCGCTGTACGGCGAGGAACACGAGGAACAGGATCGCCGTGGTCATGCAGCCACGTCCACCGGCGCGAAGCTCGCCGTGAAGCCCGGGCCCAGCGCGGCCGTCATCATCCGGCCCGTGCGCCCGGCGCGGATCGCCGCGTCGAGCACGAACAGCACCGTGGGTGCGCTCATGTTGCCGTGGGCGCGCAGCACCTCGCGCTCGATGTCGAGCGCGCCCTGTCCCAGCTCCAGCGACGATTCGAGCGCCTGGATCACCTTGGCCCCGCCGGGATGGCAGATCAGCCGGTCGACGCTGGCGCGGCTGCGGCCCATGCGCGCGAAGGACGCCGCCACGGCGCCCGCCATGTGGCGCGTGGCGAAGTCGGGGATCGAGCGGTCGAAGACCACGCCCAGCCCTTCGTCGTCCACGTCCCAGCCCATGATGCCCAGCGTGTCGGGCCAGCGGTGCTGGGCGCCGGGCGCGCAGGTCACCGCGCCCTCGCCGCACTCGAGGCAGGCCGCCGCGGCGCCGTCGCCGAAGAGCACGGTGGCGATGATGTCGGCCTTCTCCAGCCGGTCGGTGCGGAACGAGACGGTGCAGGCCTCGACCACGACCAGCAGCACCTTCGTGCCCGGCGCGCCCTGCGCCAGCTGCGCGGCGACCGACAGCCCCGAGGCCCCGCCCGCGCAGCCCAGCCCGAACACCGGCACCCGCAGCACGTCGGCGCGAAAGCCCATCTCCGAGGCCACGAGCGCCTCCAACGTCGGCGTGGCGACGCCGGTGGAGGAGACGGTGACGATCGTGTCCACCGCGTCCGCCTCCCACCCGGCCTCGGCCAGGGCCGCGCGGGCCGCGTCGCGGAACAGCGCGGAGCAGCCCGAGAGGTAGGCGTCGTTGCGCTCCTTCCAGCCGATGCTCCGGTCGTCGAACCACTCGAACGGCACCACCGAGCGGCGCGCGTCGATCCCGGCGCTGGCGAAGGTGGTCATCAGGCGCTTGAGCTGCGGGTAGCGCGGCCCGAGCACCTCCTCGGCGCGGCGGCCCACCACGTCCTGGGGCAGCGCGTGGGGGGCGAGCGCCGTGGCGAGGCCGCGCATCGCGACCGGCAGCGGCGGGGAGGAATCGAACATGGGGGCCTCGGGGAATGGGGTCCGCGGGCCACATGGCGCACGCGCGCCCCCTATCAAGGCGCGAGCGCGTGATCGGGCGCGGCGCTACTCGGCGGGCGCGGCGGCCACCGGCGACACCGCGGTCGCCGCGTTGGCCGAGGCCCCGCGCTCCAGCGCGCCGTCGGCGAGGCCGAGGAGGGCGAGCGTCAGCGCCACGACGGCGCCGGTCATGCTGAGGAAGTCGAGGTCGACCCGGCCCGAGGGGTCGCGAAGGAAGCGGGCGATGATGCGAGTGTCCATGGGAGGAGAGGGCCGGTGAACCGCGGCGCGAGGCGCGCCGATCCGTGGCGGAAACCGGGCGAGCCCCGGCAGGCGGCGTTGCGCCCGCGCAAACGCCTACCAGGGCGCGGTGCGCCGCAGGGCCGCGTCCAGATCCGCCATGCCCACCGGCAGGCCGAGGTCCACCAGCGAAGTCACGCCGTGCCCGCGGATGCCGCAGGGCACGATCCCGTCGAAATGGCCGAGGTCCGGCTCCACGTTGATGCTGATCCCGTGGAAGCTGACCCAGCGCCGAAGCCGGATGCCGATGGCGGCGATCTTGTCCTCGCGCGGCGTGCCGTCGGGCAGGGGGGCGAGGTCGGGCCGCTCGATCCACACGCCCACGCGCCCAGCGCGGATGTGCCCCCGCAGCCCGAACTCCGCGAGCGCGGCGATCACCCAGCCCTCCAGCGTCTCCACGAAGCGGCGCACGTCGCGGCCGCGATTCCCGACGTCCAGCATCGCGTAGACCACGCGCTGCCCCGGCCCGTGATAGGTGTACTGCCCGCCGCGCCGCGCCTCAAAGACCGGGAAGCGGTCCGGCGCATGGAGGTCCTCGGGGCGCGCCGACGTGCCGGCGGTGTAGAGCGGCGGATGCTCCAGCAGCCACAGGCATTCGGGCGCCGTGCCCTCGAGGATGCGCTCCACCCGCCGCTCCATGAACGCAAGCGCCTCGGGGTAGGGCACGGGGGCGGGGGCGGTGATCCATTCGGGGGCGCGGGACATGGGGCCCGATAGCGCCCGAACGGCCCCGGAATGCAAGCGATCCGCGCGCGCAGATTCCCGCTTGAGGCCGAAACCCCCCTTCGCTAAGAGGCCCGCACCAACCCGTGCGGTCGTGGCGGAATTGGTAGACGCGCAGCGTTGAGGTCGCTGTGGGGTAACTCCCGTGGAAGTTCGAGTCTTCTCGACCGCACCATTCGAAAGCGCCGTCCCCCGACGAGGGGGGCGGCGCTTTCGCGTTCCGGGGCCGCGCGTCGCCGATACCTAAACATTATCTAAAACAGTATCTTGCGGGCCGACCTTCACCGGCCTCGTGCCGCAATCCCGCCGCCCCGCGCGCGGCATCCTTCCCGGGTCAACCGCGCCGCCCGGCGCCCGAACCCGGAAGGTCCGCCCATGTTCTCGATCGAGATGCACCGCGTCACCGCCGCCCTCGCCGTCGCCGCCTCGTCCGACGACGCCACGCCACCCGTGCCGCCGATGCCCGCCCACGCGGGCGCGCGCCCCGTCGCGCCGGCGGCGGCGCCCCGGCCGATCTGCGATCACTTCGTGTTCTAGGCTCCGGCGGGCAGGGGCCGCGAGCCGGGGCGGTGGCGCCGCAGGTCGATCGCGCCGCCGCGCCCGTCGCCGAGCCGCAGGGTGGCCTCGCGAAGCACCGCGATCCCCTCCTCTGCGCCCTTCGGCAGGCTCGCCCCGTCGATGGGCCGCCCGAACGAGATCTCGAAGGGCTGCACGTCCTTGTTCAGCGTCTCGTGGAACAGGGTGATGTCGCGCAACGTGGGGTGGATCGCGTCGAAGGCGTAGAACATCGCCGAGTTGCGCGCCCGGATGTGGCAGGGAATCACCGGCAGGGCGTTCTTGCGCGCGATCATCGCCGCCGAGGCCATCCAGGGCCGCTCGTGCAGCCGCAGCCCCCGCCGCTTGGCCAGGCGCCCCGCCGGGAAGATCACGCCGAGGCGCCCCGCGTCGAGGAAGGCCCGCGTCTGGGCCATGGTCTCGCGCGTCTTGGCCATGGTGCGCAGGCTCTCGCGCCACTCGACGGGCACGATGATGTCGCGGAACTGGGGCAGCACCCGCAGGATGTCGCTGTTGGCGTAGTAGAAGGCGTCGGAGCGCCGGCGCAGCAGCAGGTCGTGCATGACGATGCCGTCGGCGATGCCGGTGGGGTGGTTCGAGACCACGAGGGCCGGGCCGCTCGCCGGCACGTTCTCCAGCCCCGTGACGTGGACGCGGCGCGCGATCCGGCGGGCGAGGTCGGCCATGATCTCGGGCACGGCGCGGTCCACGTAGTGCGTGCCGATCTCGACCGAGCGCTCGTAGGCCAGCAGCCGGCCGAGAACCACCCAGGCGGAGCGGGCGGCCAGTCCGCCGCGGAACAACCAGGGGGCGCGCTCGGCGATCAGCGGGTCGAGACGGTCGCGCATGGCGCTTCCTTTCGCATGGCCGTCGCAGGGAAACCCCCTGCCGTGCGGGTGAGGTATGTCGCAAGACCCCCCGAGGCTAGCACAAATTACGCGGGGGCGCCCCCCGCGCCCCCGTCCGGGCACCGCACCGGCGGGCGCGCGGCGCAGCCCGTGCCCGCCGCCCGGCCGCCGTTTCCGCGGCCCGCGACCTACTCCCCGGCCGCGCGCCGTTCCAGCCGCAGGCCCACCGCCGTCCGGTCCGGGAATCCCGGCCAGTAGGTGTGGCCGGCGTTCTCGGATCCGTCCTCGGCCCGGTCCACGACGCCCTCCGCGGCCTCCTCCACGGCCACGTCGAGGAACGCGGCCTTGTCCGCCTCGCCCTTCACGTGGGTGTCCATGAACGCCGTCACGAAGTGGGCCAGCACGTTGTTCATCCGCACCGTGTCCCAGACCGCGTCGCCGTAGTGGTCGAACGTCTTGCGCCCCAAGGCCTCGGACACCTCGTAGCTCTCGGCGGGCGCGGGCATCGGCGCGGCGGCGTTGTGGTTGGCGTTCTCGAAGGTCAGCAGTAGGCGGTCCGTGCCCGTGGTCTCCTCGAAGATCGAACGCATCGCCGGGTACTCCGACACGTCGTCCACCGAGCCGGCCACGATCATCAGCGGCTTCGAGACCCCCGCCAGCCCCTCGGCGTCCCAGAAGTCGCGGTTGCGCCCCCATGGCCCGATGGCGACCACGGCCCGGACGGCCTCGTCCGCCAGCGCGGCGTGGCTCTCGCTGCCCGCGAGGTTGCGCGCCAAGAGGTCGCCCGGCGCGTTGAACGCCGCCGGCTCGCGCCGGTCCACGGCAGCTTGCGACAGCCCGCCGCCCGCGTAGATCAGCGCCCCGTAGCCGCCCATCGAGTAGCCCACCACGCCCACCCGGTCGTCGTCGATGATCGCGCCCACCGGCCCCTCCAGTGCCTGCAGCGCGTCCACCGCGAAGGCCTGGTCCACGGGCCGGTTCGCCAGCGTCGAGGGAAAGGCGGTCTGGTCGTCGTAGGTCGAATCCGGATGGTCGAGCGAGGCCACCACGTAGCCCTTGGATGCCAGGTTCTCGCCGAGGTGGCTCAGCAGGAACCGGTTGCCCGGGTAGCCGTGCGAGATCAGGACGAGGGGATACGAGCCTTCCGCCGGCGCGGCGTCCCGCGCCGCGATCCCCTCCAGCGAGACCTCCGTCACCCCGTCGCGCAGCAGCGCGGTGTAGGTGCCGCCCGCCTCGGTGCCCTCGGCGGCCGGGTACCAGACCTCGGCGACCAGCGTGCGGTCGTAGGTCGGGGCCTCGGCCTCGGTGGCGTTCACCACGTCGATGCGTCCCGGGTCGGTGAACTCCATCGTCTGCACGCCGACGGGCAGGCTTCCGTGCGGCGCGAGCTCCGGCGCGTCGGGGCGGATCTCGTCGATGCGGTTCTGGGCGGCCAGCGGCGTGGCGGCGACGCACAGGGCGAAGGTGGCGAGTTTCATGGGCATCCTCCCTTGGATGCCCACACCCTGCCGCACTTCGCCCACCGTGCAACCGCGAGGCGCCGTTGCACGCCCCCGACGCCGCGTCAATCGGCCAGCATCCGCCCGACCATCTCGCGCAGGTCGCGGCTTCCGGCCTCGCGGGCCAGCTGCTCCAGCGCGTCGCGCATCATCGCCTGCCGGTCCGCGTCCCACAGCGCCCGGGTCGAGAAGGCGCTGCTCAGGCGCGCGGCCATCTGCGGGTTCGTCGCGTCCATCTCGACCAGCCGCTCCGCCACGAAGCGGTAGCCCGACCCGTCCGCGCGGTGGAACCCGGCCATGTTGCCCGCCAGCGCCCCGATCACGGCGCGGAAGCGGTTCGGGTTCGACGGGTCGAAGTCCGGTCGCCGGATCAGCGTCTCGGCAACCGCGACGGCCACGTCGGGCGCGGCGTGGCTGACCTGCGCCGAGAACCACTTGTCCATCACCAGCCGGTCGTGGCGCCAGTCCGCCTCGAACGCCGCCGCCACGGACGGGTCGCCCGCCTCCAGGAGGCAGGCGAAGGCCGCCATCCGGTCGGTCATGTTGTCGGCCTCGGCATAGGCCACGCGCGCGGCCTCCCCGCCGTCGAGCCGCGTGCGGAGGCGCAGGAGCACCCCCGCGAGGCTCCGCCGCCCCGCGTCCGCCGCATCCGGCGAGTAGGGCACCTTCACGCGGCACGCCGCCCGCAACGCGTCGAGGTCGTCCCCGAGCCGCTCCGCCAGCGCGCGCTGCGCCGCCTCGCGGGTGGCGCGGATGCGGTCCGGGTCGGGCACCACGCCCGCCTCGTGCACCGCCTGCGCCAGATCGTCCTCGCTCGGCAGCGACAGGGCGAGCGCGCGGAAGGCCGGGTCCGCCTCCGCGTCGGTCGCGACCCGGTGCATAGCGTCCAGCCAGCCCGCGTCGAAGGCGCGTCCCTCGGCGGCGTGGCGCACCAGACGGTCCTTGGACAGCGCGCGCCCCGCCTCCCAGCGGGCGAAGGGATCGGTGTCATGGGCCAGCAGCACCAGCCGGTCGGCGTCGGACTGCCCGGCATCCAGGATCACGGGCGCCGAGAACCCCCGCAGCATCGACGGCACGGGGCGCTCGGCCACGGCGATCTCCAACGAACCCGTCGCTTCGGTCAGCTCGAAGACCTGGGTCGGGGCGATCTCCCGCCCGTCCTCGGACAGGAGGCCGAAGGCGAGGGGGATCACCATCGGACGCTTCTCGGTCTGGCCCGGCGTCGGCGGCACGGCCTGTCCGAACTCGAGGCGATACGTGCCGTCCGCGAAGCTCTCGCGCACCGTGACGCGCGGCGTGCCGGCCTGGCTGTACCACAGCGCGAACTGCGCGAGGTCCCGCCCCGACGCCTCCTCGAAGCAGGCGAGCCAGTCCTCGATCGTGCAGGCCTCGCCGTCGTGGCGCTCGAAGTAGAGCTGCGCGCCGCGCTCGAACGCAGCGTCGCCCACCAGCACGCGCAGCATGCGGATCACCTCGGCGCCCTTCTCGTAGACGGTGGCGGTGTAGAAGTTGTTGATCTCCACGAAGCTCTCGGGCCGCACCGGATGGGCCAGCGGGCCGGCATCCTCGCGGAACTGGCGCGCGCGCAACGTCAGCACCTCGCCGATCCGCTGCACCGGGGCGGAGCGCGTGTCGGCCATGAACTGCTGGTCGCGATAGACCGTCAGCCCCTCCTTCAGGCACAGCTGGAACCAGTCGCGACAGGTGATGCGATTGCCGGTCCAGTTGTGGAAGTACTCGTGCGCGACGATGCGCTCCACGAAGGCGTAGTCGGTATCCGTGGCGGTCTCGGGCGAGGCCAGCACGTAGGAGGCGTTGAA encodes the following:
- the pepN gene encoding aminopeptidase N; translation: MRDAAPASPSETVYLKDYAPPPVAVRHVALRFRLDPEATRVVARLDCERTGDGPMVLDGEGLKTLRVEIDGAALPFADLIDGHRMTIPETPDRFVLETEVEIAPVRNKALSGLYMSNGMYCTQCEAEGFRRITWMLDRPDVMATYDVEIEADLPVRLSNGDEAGPGRWHDPWPKPTYLFALVAGNLVATSDRFTTMEGRDVALNVWVRPGDEGRTGFAMDALKRSMLWDERVWGRAYDLSVFNVVAVDDFNMGAMENKGLNVFNASYVLASPETATDTDYAFVERIVAHEYFHNWTGNRITCRDWFQLCLKEGLTVYRDQQFMADTRSAPVQRIGEVLTLRARQFREDAGPLAHPVRPESFVEINNFYTATVYEKGAEVIRMLRVLVGDAAFERGAQLYFERHDGEACTIEDWLACFEEASGRDLAQFALWYSQAGTPRVTVRESFADGTYRLEFGQAVPPTPGQTEKRPMVIPLAFGLLSEDGREIAPTQVFELTEATGSLEIAVAERPVPSMLRGFSAPVILDAGQSDADRLVLLAHDTDPFARWEAGRALSKDRLVRHAAEGRAFDAGWLDAMHRVATDAEADPAFRALALSLPSEDDLAQAVHEAGVVPDPDRIRATREAAQRALAERLGDDLDALRAACRVKVPYSPDAADAGRRSLAGVLLRLRTRLDGGEAARVAYAEADNMTDRMAAFACLLEAGDPSVAAAFEADWRHDRLVMDKWFSAQVSHAAPDVAVAVAETLIRRPDFDPSNPNRFRAVIGALAGNMAGFHRADGSGYRFVAERLVEMDATNPQMAARLSSAFSTRALWDADRQAMMRDALEQLAREAGSRDLREMVGRMLAD